One Desulfurellaceae bacterium DNA window includes the following coding sequences:
- a CDS encoding amidohydrolase family protein, which produces MAHDIVLKNGLVVTPNGVIRGGVAIEGEQIVAVGASPSLGQAKRTIDVGEKIIFPGTFDPHVHFGIADRFGDDAMTEDFLRDTKDCLLGGVTTIATTTLIGQEPLPQLFDQALQCGTGHSWCDFKITCVVNTLDQVADIPEVAHKGGVSYKFFTGYAGSQAEAFGMNPEGITPAFFHQACEQLARCGPPTFAKIHAEDPYVRGILIDRLRQTGRADQLTAWAESSPAWAESVQVYTYGLIANQLRVPIYPVHISAAHTVETVKQLRSQGLNVVGETVACFLNTTAPEMDAKGMGGKAKIQPPIRFATDRERLWQGLQEGSLSVVGTDSLTYSASFKTDGDFWDCRVGINLQVADTLPLMFNEGINTGRLDLVTLAKVLSENAAKLYGVYPRKGALTLGADADIVVIDPEKEAVLGVDRMRSRADYSLWEGRRVKGIPVMTFLRGALVMENGEIVGQAPSGRFVGQVVQPRGL; this is translated from the coding sequence ATGGCGCATGACATCGTCCTGAAGAACGGCTTGGTGGTGACTCCAAACGGCGTCATACGGGGAGGCGTCGCCATTGAGGGAGAACAGATTGTTGCCGTGGGGGCCAGCCCGAGTCTGGGCCAGGCAAAACGGACCATCGACGTAGGGGAAAAAATCATTTTCCCCGGCACCTTCGATCCGCATGTCCACTTCGGCATTGCCGATCGCTTTGGCGATGACGCCATGACCGAGGATTTCCTGCGCGATACCAAGGACTGTCTGCTCGGCGGGGTGACGACAATCGCCACCACCACCCTGATCGGCCAGGAGCCGCTGCCGCAGCTGTTCGATCAGGCCCTGCAGTGCGGGACCGGCCACTCGTGGTGCGATTTCAAGATCACCTGTGTGGTCAATACCCTCGACCAAGTGGCCGACATTCCGGAAGTGGCCCACAAGGGCGGCGTGTCCTATAAATTTTTCACCGGCTACGCCGGTTCTCAGGCCGAGGCCTTCGGTATGAACCCCGAGGGCATCACCCCGGCCTTCTTCCACCAGGCCTGCGAGCAGCTGGCCCGCTGCGGGCCGCCGACCTTTGCCAAGATTCACGCCGAAGACCCCTATGTGCGGGGCATTCTGATTGACCGACTGCGGCAGACGGGCCGCGCCGACCAGCTCACCGCCTGGGCCGAGTCCAGCCCGGCCTGGGCCGAAAGCGTCCAGGTCTATACCTATGGCCTGATTGCCAACCAGCTGCGCGTGCCCATCTATCCGGTTCATATCAGCGCCGCCCATACGGTCGAGACGGTCAAGCAGCTGCGCAGCCAGGGTCTGAATGTCGTGGGCGAGACCGTGGCCTGCTTTCTCAACACCACCGCACCCGAGATGGACGCCAAAGGCATGGGCGGCAAGGCCAAAATCCAGCCCCCGATCCGGTTTGCAACCGACCGGGAACGCCTGTGGCAGGGTCTGCAAGAGGGCAGCCTGTCGGTGGTCGGCACGGACAGCCTGACCTACTCGGCGTCGTTCAAGACGGACGGGGACTTCTGGGATTGCCGGGTCGGCATCAACCTCCAGGTAGCCGACACCCTGCCCCTGATGTTCAACGAGGGGATCAACACCGGACGGCTTGATCTGGTCACGCTGGCCAAGGTCTTGTCCGAGAACGCGGCCAAGCTGTACGGCGTCTACCCCAGGAAGGGTGCGCTGACCCTGGGCGCCGACGCCGATATTGTCGTCATTGATCCTGAAAAAGAAGCCGTGCTGGGCGTGGACCGTATGCGCTCGCGAGCCGATTACTCGCTGTGGGAGGGACGCCGGGTCAAGGGTATCCCGGTCATGACCTTTTTGCGGGGCGCCCTGGTCATGGAA
- a CDS encoding CoA transferase — MGVLSGYKVVEFAGIGPAPMCAMLLSDMGAEVLRIDRAEDASLGIPTDAKFNLLGRGRRSVALDLKKEDGTEVALRLVGQADALIEGFRPGVMERLGLGPDVCMARNERLVYGRMTGWGQEGPLAPAVGHDINYISLVGALHSIGRKGEAPVPPLNLVGDFGGGGVYLALGVVGALLEAHRSGKGQVIDVAMIDGAASLMTAIFGLRAAGRWTDERGDNILDTGAHYYNVYETSDGKYIGIGSIEPKFYAELLRLTGLEGQELPRQNDKTAWPDFKDRLTAIFKTKTRDEWDQILEGSDVCYAPVLSMEEAPNHPHNKERGTFVEIDGVPQPAPAPRFSRTPSAIQRPPANPGEHTEEALIDWGFETADLERLRTSGAIGVRA, encoded by the coding sequence ATGGGTGTTTTATCCGGGTATAAGGTCGTTGAGTTTGCGGGCATTGGTCCCGCTCCGATGTGTGCGATGCTGCTCTCAGACATGGGAGCCGAGGTTCTGCGGATCGACCGGGCTGAGGATGCCAGCCTGGGCATCCCGACCGACGCGAAGTTCAATCTGCTGGGTCGCGGACGCCGCTCGGTGGCGCTCGATCTGAAGAAAGAGGACGGCACCGAGGTCGCCCTCAGGCTGGTCGGGCAGGCTGACGCGCTGATCGAAGGCTTTCGGCCCGGGGTGATGGAACGCCTGGGACTCGGACCGGACGTGTGCATGGCCCGCAACGAGCGCTTGGTCTACGGCCGCATGACCGGCTGGGGCCAGGAGGGGCCGCTCGCCCCGGCCGTGGGTCACGACATCAACTACATCTCCCTGGTTGGCGCCCTGCACTCGATCGGTCGCAAGGGTGAAGCCCCGGTGCCTCCGCTGAACCTGGTCGGCGACTTTGGCGGGGGCGGGGTGTATCTCGCTCTTGGCGTGGTCGGGGCGCTGTTGGAAGCCCACAGGTCGGGCAAAGGCCAGGTCATTGACGTGGCCATGATCGACGGCGCGGCGTCGCTGATGACGGCGATTTTCGGGCTGCGGGCGGCCGGCCGCTGGACCGACGAGCGGGGGGATAACATCCTCGATACCGGGGCGCACTATTACAACGTGTACGAAACCAGCGACGGCAAATACATCGGCATCGGCTCGATTGAACCCAAGTTCTACGCCGAACTCCTGCGGCTGACCGGTCTCGAGGGTCAGGAGCTGCCACGCCAGAACGACAAGACCGCCTGGCCGGACTTCAAGGACCGCCTGACGGCCATCTTCAAGACCAAGACGCGCGACGAATGGGACCAGATTCTGGAGGGCAGCGACGTGTGTTACGCGCCCGTCCTGAGCATGGAAGAAGCCCCCAATCATCCGCATAACAAGGAGCGCGGGACGTTCGTGGAGATTGACGGAGTGCCGCAACCCGCCCCGGCGCCGCGTTTCAGCCGCACGCCGAGCGCCATCCAACGGCCACCGGCCAACCCCGGCGAGCATACCGAGGAAGCCCTGATCGA
- the truA gene encoding tRNA pseudouridine(38-40) synthase TruA: protein MHYKCVLEYDGTAYHGWQLQANAETLQGRLEAVLARLCNEPIRVRAAGRTDTGVHALGQVVAFRTSQPRDPGRLRHSLNALLPADMAVRRLETTSETFNPRRDAHSRTYRYQIWNRSDRSAVWARYSWHVPLQLDIGAMDRAAGLLVGQHDFSSFQGADSVEHDPVRTVLRSSVRRAGQVLAYEVEARSFVRHMVRNIVGSLYDVGRGRLSVEGFARIFAARDRTLAGQTAPPQGLFLLKVSY from the coding sequence ATGCACTACAAATGCGTTCTCGAATACGACGGCACCGCTTACCATGGCTGGCAGCTGCAAGCCAACGCGGAAACCCTCCAGGGCAGGCTGGAAGCCGTCCTGGCCCGTCTCTGCAACGAGCCCATTCGGGTGCGGGCGGCCGGCCGGACCGATACCGGGGTGCACGCCCTGGGCCAAGTCGTGGCCTTTCGCACCAGCCAGCCACGCGATCCTGGACGGCTCCGACACAGCCTGAACGCCCTGCTGCCCGCGGATATGGCCGTCAGGCGACTCGAAACCACCAGCGAGACCTTCAACCCCCGCCGTGATGCCCACAGCCGCACCTACCGCTACCAGATCTGGAACCGGTCCGACCGCTCGGCCGTATGGGCCCGCTATAGCTGGCACGTGCCGCTGCAGCTCGACATCGGCGCCATGGATCGGGCCGCCGGTCTGCTGGTCGGCCAACACGATTTCTCATCCTTTCAGGGCGCCGACTCGGTCGAGCACGACCCGGTGCGGACGGTGCTGCGCAGCAGCGTCAGGCGGGCCGGGCAGGTGCTGGCCTATGAGGTCGAGGCACGCTCTTTTGTCCGTCACATGGTCCGCAATATCGTCGGCAGCCTGTACGATGTCGGGCGCGGCCGGCTGAGCGTTGAGGGCTTCGCCCGGATCTTTGCCGCCCGCGACCGGACCCTGGCCGGGCAAACGGCGCCGCCCCAGGGCCTGTTTTTGCTGAAGGTCAGCTACTAG